Proteins encoded together in one Amblyomma americanum isolate KBUSLIRL-KWMA chromosome 1, ASM5285725v1, whole genome shotgun sequence window:
- the LOC144094045 gene encoding uncharacterized protein LOC144094045, with protein MDSDSSEEEQSSTDQKAATSRKAPKMIDKIVDAVNNCADPKGASPAFIRNFIFGKYPDVYGARFKTSFKKAFITAIEKKVLVRTKATEAAEGVSGRVKLATKAKRKERAAAPAAQPESDRSKNRRPSTKTASKKSKSSEAVATEGRAKSTKARKPPGLEKKAGENAKPAVADIKSKNTTGKKAASTGAVVKARKSTGVAAKDEKITGAAAKAGRSTGAAARAGRSTGSTAKAGRSTGSAAKAGRSTGIAAKAGRSSGAATKAGRSSGAATKAGKSRGAATKAGKSRGASTKSLKSSGTAVTVEKGNAVEGKADEENVVEGKADEENAVEGKEDEANAVEVKVGKRRGVPAKRVKDKAFDDENKFLDLELSSENGTSVAEPRSEGKNSVAEPESDGENSSAEPLSDGESSSAEPQSEDESSAAELQSEENTAAEPQRDKGFAEDAVRLGDIGDSVEQNMQGSKGENTATEKRAECGNSSSESEDTSGESDEPLSPIHMKKEPGKKVASKKLMGLKKTAESNSALQDDFSGTGELDSSASSALKISKLSVPPQDVGTESSESEDTSGESDEPLNTIRMKKEPGKKIASKKLTGLKKTAESNSARQDDFSGTGEPDSSASSAKLSAPPQDGPTGDSVEHDEEPKAKKQRPKPARRAKN; from the exons CTGACCCTAAAGGTGCGAGCCCCGCGTTCATCCGAAACTTCATTTTCG GAAAGTACCCCGACGTGTATGGTGCACGTTTCAAGACAAGCTTCAAAAAGGCGTTCATAACGGCCATCGAAAAAAAAGTACTGGTTCGTACGAAAGCAACAGAGGCCGCGGAGGGCGTGAGCGGACGGGTCAAGCTCGCGACCAAGGCGAAACGTAAAGAGAGGGCTGCGGCTCCAGCCGCCCAACCCGAGTCGGATCGATCTAAAAACCGGAGACCATCTACCAAGACCGCCTCCAAGAAGTCTAAGAGTAGCGAAGCCGTAGCCACCGAGGGCCGAGCCAAAAGCACCAAGGCAAGGAAGCCTCCCGGATTAGAGAAAAAGGCTGGTGAAAATGCAAAGCCTGCTGTAGCAGACATTAAAAGTAAAAACACGACTGGAAAAAAGGCCGCGAGCACTGGCGCAGTAGTTAAAGCTAGAAAGAGCACTGGCGTAGCAGCTAAAGATGAAAAGATCACTGGCGCAGCCGCTAAAGCTGGAAGGAGCACTGGCGCAGCAGCCAGAGCTGGAAGGAGCACTGGCTCAACAGCTAAAGCTGGAAGGAGCACTGGCTCAGCAGCTAAAGCTGGAAGGAGCACTGGCATAGCAGCTAAAGCTGGAAGGAGCAGTGGCGCAGCAACCAAAGCTGGAAGGAGCAGTGGCGCAGCAACCAAAGCTGGAAAGAGCAGGGGCGCGGCAACCAAAGCTGGAAAGAGCAGGGGCGCATCAACTAAATCTTTAAAGTCAAGCGGCACAGCAGTCACGGTAGAGAAGGGGAATGCCGTAGAAGGGAAGGCAGACGAGGAAAATGTCGTAGAAGGGAAGGCAGACGAGGAAAATGCCGTAGAAGGGAAGGAAGACGAGGCGAATGCCGTAGAAGTGAAGGTGGGGAAGAGAAGAGGCGTACCAGCTAAAAGGGTAAAGGACAAAGCTTTCGATGACGAGAACAAGTTTCTCGATTTGGAACTCTCCAGTGAAAACGGGACCTCGGTCGCTGAACCCCGGAGTGAAGGCAAGAACTCGGTCGCTGAACCCGAGAGTGATGGTGAGAACTCGTCCGCTGAGCCCCTAAGTGATGGTGAGAGCTCATCCGCTGAGCCCCAGAGTGAAGATGAGAGCTCGGCCGCTGAACTCCAGAGTGAAGAAAACACGGCCGCTGAACCCCAACGCGACAAGGGCTTTGCTGAGGACGCTGTCCGCTTAGGCGACATAGGAGATTCTGTTGAACAAAACATGCAGGGGAGCAAAGGTGAGAACACGGCAACGGAAAAGCGTGCAGAGTGTGGGAATTCTTCCTCCGAGAGCGAAGACACATCCGGCGAATCTGATGAACCCTTGAGCCCGATCCACATGAAAAAGGAACCTGGCAAAAAAGTTGCTTCAAAAAAGCTTATGGGGCTTAAGAAAACCGCCGAGTCTAATAGCGCCCTCCAAGACGACTTCTCTGGCACTGGAGAGCTTGATTCTTCAGCGTCTTCTGCGTTAAAGATTTCAAAGCTCTCTGTGCCACCTCAGGATGTCGGCACAGAGAGCTCTGAGAGCGAAGACACATCTGGTGAATCTGATGAGCCCTTGAACACGATCCGCATGAAAAAAGAACCTGgcaaaaaaattgcttcaaaaaAGCTTACGGGGCTTAAGAAAACCGCCGAGTCTAATAGCGCCCGCCAAGACGACTTCTCTGGCACTGGAGAGCCTGATTCTTCAGCGTCTTCTGCAAAGCTGTCTGCGCCACCTCAGGATGGCCCCACTGGTGACTCCGTTGAGCATGACGAGGAACCCAAAGCTAAGAAGCAGCGCCCGAAGCCAGCACGTCGGGCCAAGAACTGA